A window from Streptomyces subrutilus encodes these proteins:
- a CDS encoding aldehyde dehydrogenase family protein, with protein MQDHRGSAAVSEPEVQRVVSEQQTIHIAGEWRPAISGATREVLDPVDATVLAVVAEGAAADTDAAVAAARAAFDGGKWPRTPVAERAALLRRTADLLDRDRERIGLLESRDAGKTLEEGRVDVDCVAAAFRYFADLAAGGSAGRVVDAGSPEVHSVVVHEPVGVCALITPWNYPLLQASWKIAPALAAGNTFVVKPSEITPLTTVALIELLVEAGLPAGVANLVTGAGDPVGARLADHPGVDLVSFTGGLTSGTKVMRAAADSVKKVALELGGKNPNVVFADACATEEDFDTAVDQALNAAFIHSGQVCSAGSRLIVEEPLRERFVAELARRADLIRLGRGTDPGVECGPLVSAAQLARTEEYVASALAEGAVLRAGGLRPEGPGYFYRPTVLDGCHRGMRVVREEVFGPVLTVETFRTEDEAVALANDTEYGLAGGVWTADPGRARRVAGRLRHGTVWINDFHPYLPQAEWGGFGKSGIGRELGPAGLAEYQEAKHVYQNLAPRPVRWFAG; from the coding sequence ATGCAAGATCACCGCGGGTCCGCCGCGGTGTCGGAACCGGAGGTACAGCGCGTCGTGTCGGAGCAGCAGACGATTCACATCGCCGGAGAATGGCGGCCCGCGATCTCGGGGGCGACCCGGGAAGTCCTCGACCCCGTCGACGCCACCGTGCTCGCCGTGGTCGCCGAGGGCGCCGCCGCGGACACCGACGCGGCCGTCGCCGCCGCCCGGGCCGCGTTCGACGGCGGAAAGTGGCCGCGGACCCCGGTCGCCGAGCGGGCCGCACTGCTGCGCCGCACCGCGGACCTGCTCGACCGCGACCGCGAGCGGATCGGCCTGCTGGAGAGCCGGGACGCGGGCAAGACCCTCGAAGAGGGCCGGGTGGACGTGGACTGCGTGGCCGCGGCCTTCCGCTACTTCGCCGACCTCGCCGCGGGCGGCAGCGCCGGGCGCGTGGTCGACGCGGGCTCGCCGGAGGTGCACAGCGTCGTCGTGCACGAGCCGGTCGGTGTCTGCGCCCTGATCACCCCGTGGAACTATCCGCTGCTCCAGGCCAGTTGGAAGATCGCCCCGGCCCTCGCCGCGGGCAACACCTTCGTGGTCAAGCCGAGCGAGATCACCCCCCTGACCACCGTCGCCCTCATCGAGCTGCTGGTGGAGGCCGGACTGCCGGCCGGCGTGGCGAACCTGGTCACCGGCGCCGGCGACCCGGTCGGCGCCCGCCTCGCCGACCACCCCGGGGTCGACCTCGTCTCCTTCACCGGCGGGCTGACCAGCGGCACCAAGGTCATGCGCGCCGCCGCGGACTCGGTCAAGAAGGTCGCCCTGGAACTGGGCGGCAAGAACCCGAACGTCGTCTTCGCCGACGCCTGCGCCACCGAGGAGGACTTCGACACCGCCGTCGACCAGGCCCTCAACGCCGCGTTCATCCACAGCGGCCAGGTGTGCTCCGCCGGTTCGCGGCTGATCGTCGAGGAACCGCTGCGGGAGCGCTTCGTCGCCGAACTCGCCCGGCGCGCGGACCTGATCCGCCTCGGCCGCGGCACCGACCCCGGCGTCGAGTGCGGCCCGCTGGTCTCCGCCGCCCAACTCGCCCGCACCGAGGAGTACGTGGCCTCCGCCCTGGCGGAGGGGGCGGTGCTGCGCGCGGGCGGCCTGCGGCCCGAGGGCCCCGGCTACTTCTACCGGCCGACCGTCCTCGACGGCTGCCACCGCGGGATGCGCGTCGTACGGGAAGAGGTCTTCGGCCCGGTCCTGACCGTCGAGACCTTCCGCACCGAGGACGAGGCCGTCGCCCTCGCCAACGACACCGAGTACGGACTCGCGGGCGGCGTGTGGACGGCCGACCCGGGACGGGCCCGCCGCGTGGCCGGCCGGCTGCGCCACGGAACCGTCTGGATCAACGACTTCCACCCCTACCTGCCGCAGGCCGAATGGGGCGGCTTCGGCAAGTCCGGCATCGGGCGGGAGCTCGGACCGGCCGGACTGGCCGAGTACCAGGAGGCAAAGCACGTGTACCAGAACCTCGCCCCGCGCCCCGTGCGCTGGTTCGCGGGCTGA
- a CDS encoding GMC family oxidoreductase, with translation MTQMNETTTDAQHPRYGQHPDHATDRDRAPAAPAPGTSPAAAAHQEPGPAAPGGSVTLEYDYVVVGGGTAGSVIASRLTEDPDVTVAVIEGGPSDVDRPDVLTLRRWMGLLGGELDYDYPTTEQPRGNSHIRHSRARVLGGCSSHNTLIAFKPLPSDWDEWSRAGADGWHAAAMEPYFDRLLNHIVPVAEQDRNAIARDFVDAARAALGVPRVEGFNRKPFHEGAGFFDLAYHPEDNKRSSASVAYLHPVMDRRPNLRILLETWAYRLELEGTRARGVHVRAQDGTRSLVRARREVLVCAGAVDTPRLLLHSGIGPRGALEALGIPVAHDLPGVGENLLDHPESVIVWETDGPIPENSAMDSDAGLFVRRDPESPGPDLMFHFYQIPFTDNPERLGYERPAHGVSLTPNIPKPRSRGRLYLTSPDPEVKPALDFRYFTDEDDYDGRTLVDGIKLAREIAATQPLAGWLKREVCPGPEVTSDEALSSYARSVAHTVYHPAGTCKMGAADDETAVVGPDLKVRGLDGIRIADASVFPTMPAVNPMIGVLMVGEKAAELLGGENR, from the coding sequence ATGACCCAGATGAACGAGACGACCACGGACGCGCAGCACCCGCGGTACGGGCAGCACCCGGACCACGCGACCGACCGGGACCGCGCGCCCGCTGCGCCCGCACCCGGCACCAGCCCGGCCGCCGCCGCGCACCAGGAGCCCGGGCCGGCCGCACCCGGCGGATCCGTCACCCTGGAGTACGACTACGTCGTCGTCGGCGGCGGCACCGCCGGCTCGGTGATCGCCTCCCGCCTCACCGAGGACCCCGACGTCACCGTCGCCGTCATCGAGGGCGGCCCCAGCGACGTCGACCGCCCCGACGTGCTCACCCTGCGCCGCTGGATGGGCCTGCTCGGCGGCGAGCTGGACTACGACTACCCCACCACCGAGCAGCCGCGCGGCAATTCGCACATCCGGCACAGCCGGGCCCGCGTCCTCGGCGGCTGCTCCTCCCACAACACCCTCATCGCCTTCAAGCCGCTGCCCTCCGACTGGGACGAGTGGTCGCGGGCGGGCGCCGACGGGTGGCACGCGGCGGCGATGGAACCGTACTTCGACCGCCTCCTCAACCACATCGTTCCGGTGGCCGAGCAGGACCGCAACGCCATCGCCCGCGACTTCGTCGACGCGGCCCGGGCCGCACTCGGCGTCCCCCGGGTCGAGGGCTTCAACCGCAAGCCCTTCCACGAAGGGGCCGGCTTCTTCGACCTCGCCTACCACCCCGAGGACAACAAGCGCTCCTCGGCCTCGGTGGCCTACCTGCACCCGGTGATGGACCGCCGCCCCAACCTCCGGATCCTGCTGGAGACCTGGGCGTACCGCCTCGAACTGGAGGGCACCCGGGCGCGCGGCGTGCACGTACGGGCCCAGGACGGCACCCGCTCCCTGGTCCGGGCCCGCCGCGAGGTGCTGGTCTGCGCCGGCGCGGTCGACACCCCGCGCCTGCTGCTGCACTCCGGAATCGGACCGCGCGGGGCCCTCGAAGCCCTCGGCATCCCCGTCGCCCACGACCTGCCGGGCGTCGGCGAGAACCTGCTCGACCATCCGGAGTCCGTGATCGTCTGGGAGACGGACGGGCCGATACCGGAGAACTCGGCGATGGACAGCGACGCCGGACTCTTCGTGCGCCGCGACCCCGAATCCCCGGGTCCCGACCTGATGTTCCACTTCTACCAGATCCCCTTCACGGACAACCCCGAGCGCCTCGGCTACGAACGGCCCGCGCACGGAGTCTCGTTGACCCCGAACATCCCCAAGCCGCGCAGCCGCGGCCGCCTCTACCTGACCAGCCCGGACCCCGAGGTCAAACCGGCCCTCGACTTCCGGTACTTCACCGACGAGGACGACTACGACGGCCGCACGCTGGTGGACGGCATCAAGCTGGCCCGCGAGATCGCCGCGACCCAGCCCCTCGCCGGCTGGCTCAAGCGCGAGGTCTGTCCCGGACCGGAGGTCACCAGCGACGAGGCGCTGAGCAGCTACGCCCGCTCGGTCGCGCACACCGTCTACCACCCGGCGGGGACCTGCAAGATGGGCGCCGCCGACGACGAGACCGCCGTCGTGGGACCGGACCTCAAGGTCCGCGGCCTCGACGGCATCCGGATCGCGGACGCGTCCGTCTTCCCGACGATGCCCGCGGTCAACCCGATGATCGGAGTGCTCATGGTCGGCGAGAAGGCCGCCGAACTGCTGGGAGGCGAGAACCGGTGA
- a CDS encoding quaternary amine ABC transporter ATP-binding protein translates to MDAATCEPATTGAEATPVFSVGGLWKVFGPKGAAAKVPGSEHADLPAAELRERTGCTAAVRDVTFDVRKGEVFVVMGLSGSGKSTLVRCLTRLIEPTAGTLAIDGEDVLAMDAGRLRSLRRHRAAMVFQHFGLLPHRTVMDNVAYGLEIQGVSRAERRARAADMVAKVGLEGLEDRRPGQLSGGQQQRVGLARALAADPEVLLFDEPFSALDPLIRREMQDEVARLHHDEGRTMVFITHDLAEALRLGDRIALMRDGRIVQLGTPEEIVGSPADDYVRDFVRDVPREQVLTVRSAMRPAAVGESERGPALAPTTTVVDAIEAVARSGGPARVVERGRCLGIVDDAALLAVVAGLPAATRREVAA, encoded by the coding sequence ATGGACGCAGCGACGTGCGAACCGGCGACGACCGGCGCCGAGGCCACCCCCGTCTTCTCCGTCGGTGGCCTGTGGAAGGTGTTCGGCCCGAAGGGCGCCGCGGCCAAGGTCCCCGGCTCCGAGCACGCCGACCTCCCCGCCGCCGAACTGCGCGAGCGCACCGGCTGCACCGCCGCCGTCCGCGACGTCACCTTCGACGTCCGCAAGGGCGAGGTCTTCGTCGTCATGGGCCTCTCCGGCTCCGGCAAGTCCACCCTGGTGCGCTGTCTGACCCGGCTCATCGAGCCCACCGCCGGAACCCTCGCCATCGACGGCGAGGACGTCCTCGCCATGGACGCGGGCCGGCTGCGCTCCCTGCGCCGTCACCGCGCCGCCATGGTCTTCCAGCACTTCGGCCTGCTGCCGCACCGCACCGTCATGGACAACGTCGCCTACGGCCTGGAGATCCAGGGCGTGAGCCGCGCCGAGCGCCGCGCCAGGGCCGCCGACATGGTCGCCAAGGTCGGCCTCGAAGGGCTGGAGGACCGCCGGCCCGGTCAGCTCTCGGGCGGCCAGCAGCAGCGCGTCGGGCTCGCCCGCGCCCTCGCCGCCGACCCCGAAGTCCTGCTGTTCGACGAGCCGTTCAGCGCGCTCGACCCGCTGATCCGGCGCGAGATGCAGGACGAGGTCGCGCGCCTCCATCACGACGAGGGCCGCACCATGGTCTTCATCACCCACGACCTCGCGGAGGCACTGCGCCTCGGCGACCGGATCGCCCTGATGCGCGACGGCCGGATCGTCCAGCTCGGCACCCCCGAGGAGATCGTCGGCTCGCCCGCCGACGACTACGTACGGGACTTCGTCCGCGACGTCCCGCGCGAGCAGGTGCTCACCGTGCGCAGCGCCATGCGGCCCGCCGCCGTCGGGGAGTCCGAGCGCGGCCCGGCGCTCGCCCCCACCACGACCGTGGTCGACGCCATCGAGGCCGTCGCGCGCAGCGGCGGCCCGGCCCGCGTCGTCGAGCGCGGCCGCTGCCTGGGCATCGTCGACGACGCCGCCCTCCTCGCGGTGGTGGCCGGCCTGCCGGCCGCGACCCGGCGGGAGGTGGCCGCGTGA
- a CDS encoding ABC transporter permease subunit, with translation MLRHRAARKLLPLAVVAAALVPLALLFPGAGSWPAPLAVDLSGPLGRAGDWIIDNRDSHPLFLYFFGHVSNAVVICVRAVYSVLLAAGWLGVTAFAGLLAWRLAGLRLALTCVASFVACGLLGMWVPTLQTLALMAVAVGAAVVVGALLGLAAGLSARADRALRPVLDTMQVLPAFAYLLPMVLVFGIGVPAAVLATVVYAAPPMARLTALGLREADAGVLEASASLGATGRQRLFTARLPLARRQLLLGVNQAIMTGLSMAVIASVIGAGGLGDRVYQALASVDVGAALAAGIPIVLLAVVLDRTADAAGNRLGASTPGPARERSLLRRVFAGWYGRLLTVLAAVAAAVAGRIAGAALWPDSWLVPIAEPVNRAVAWMTAHLYTGVPVIGGTADWAARFTGWILDPMRTGLQAAPWWLLLLLAGALALLVGTWRTALTAVLALAAIGVLGVWEPSLDTLSQVLAAVAVTLVLGFAISLVAARSARAQRLLRPVLDVCQTMPQFVYLIPVVALFGVGRAPAAAAAIVYALPAVIRITTQGLGEVNPAAVESARSLGATRSQLLRQVQLPLARPALLLAVNQAVVLVLAVVIIGGLVGGGALGYDVVLGLAQGDLATGLVAGASIVCLGLLLDRVTQPAKEA, from the coding sequence CTGCTCCGCCACCGCGCCGCCCGCAAGCTCCTGCCGCTCGCCGTCGTCGCGGCGGCGCTGGTCCCGCTCGCCCTGCTGTTCCCGGGCGCGGGCAGCTGGCCCGCCCCACTGGCCGTCGACCTCTCCGGACCGCTCGGCAGGGCCGGTGACTGGATCATCGACAACCGCGACAGCCACCCGCTCTTCCTCTACTTCTTCGGCCACGTCAGCAACGCCGTCGTGATCTGCGTCCGCGCCGTGTACAGCGTCCTGCTCGCCGCCGGCTGGCTGGGCGTCACCGCCTTCGCCGGCCTGCTCGCCTGGCGTCTCGCCGGCCTGCGGCTCGCCCTCACCTGCGTCGCCTCGTTCGTGGCCTGCGGACTCCTCGGCATGTGGGTGCCCACCCTGCAGACCCTCGCACTGATGGCCGTCGCGGTCGGCGCGGCCGTCGTCGTCGGCGCGCTCCTCGGGCTCGCCGCCGGCCTCTCCGCGCGCGCCGACCGCGCCCTGCGCCCCGTCCTCGACACCATGCAGGTCCTGCCCGCCTTCGCCTACCTGCTCCCCATGGTGCTGGTCTTCGGCATCGGCGTGCCCGCCGCCGTCCTCGCCACCGTCGTCTACGCGGCCCCGCCCATGGCCCGCCTCACGGCGCTCGGCCTGCGCGAGGCCGACGCCGGAGTGCTGGAGGCCTCCGCCTCGCTCGGCGCCACCGGACGGCAGCGGCTGTTCACCGCACGGCTCCCGCTCGCGCGCCGACAGCTCCTGCTCGGCGTCAACCAGGCCATCATGACCGGCCTGTCCATGGCCGTCATCGCCTCGGTGATCGGGGCCGGCGGCCTCGGCGACCGCGTCTACCAGGCCCTCGCCTCCGTGGACGTCGGCGCCGCGCTCGCCGCGGGCATCCCCATCGTGCTGCTGGCCGTGGTCCTCGACCGCACCGCCGATGCCGCCGGCAACCGACTCGGCGCCTCCACGCCGGGTCCGGCGCGCGAACGGAGCCTGCTGCGCCGGGTGTTCGCCGGCTGGTACGGGCGGCTGCTGACCGTCCTCGCGGCCGTCGCGGCCGCCGTCGCCGGCCGCATCGCGGGCGCCGCCCTGTGGCCCGACTCCTGGCTCGTGCCGATCGCGGAGCCCGTCAACCGGGCCGTCGCCTGGATGACCGCCCACCTCTACACCGGCGTCCCCGTCATCGGCGGCACCGCCGACTGGGCCGCCCGCTTCACCGGCTGGATCCTGGACCCGATGCGCACCGGACTGCAGGCCGCCCCCTGGTGGCTGCTCCTGCTGCTCGCCGGCGCGCTCGCCCTCCTCGTCGGCACCTGGCGCACCGCGCTCACCGCCGTCCTCGCCCTCGCCGCCATCGGCGTCCTCGGCGTCTGGGAGCCCTCCCTCGACACCCTCTCGCAGGTGCTGGCCGCCGTCGCCGTCACCCTCGTGCTCGGCTTCGCGATCTCCCTCGTCGCCGCCCGCAGCGCCCGCGCCCAGCGGCTGCTGCGCCCGGTGCTCGACGTGTGCCAGACCATGCCGCAGTTCGTCTACCTCATCCCCGTGGTCGCGCTGTTCGGCGTCGGGCGCGCCCCGGCCGCGGCCGCGGCGATCGTGTACGCGCTGCCCGCCGTCATCCGCATCACCACCCAGGGCCTGGGCGAAGTGAACCCGGCGGCCGTCGAGTCGGCCCGCTCCCTCGGCGCGACCCGCTCGCAGCTGCTGCGGCAGGTGCAACTGCCGCTCGCGCGGCCCGCCCTGCTGCTCGCCGTCAACCAGGCGGTGGTGCTGGTACTGGCCGTCGTCATCATCGGCGGACTCGTGGGCGGCGGCGCGCTCGGCTACGACGTCGTCCTCGGCCTCGCCCAGGGCGACCTCGCCACCGGTCTGGTCGCCGGCGCGTCGATCGTCTGCCTCGGCCTGCTGCTCGACCGCGTCACCCAGCCCGCGAAGGAGGCCTGA
- a CDS encoding ABC transporter substrate-binding protein gives MPARHPGTGRTRTVAAALAAGTALAVLTGCGAADMTRQSSPYAAARGAKTVTLSVQSWVGAQANTAVASYLLEHELGYRVDTVQVDEVPAWDALSQGRVDAILEDWGHPEQEKRYVTDKKTVTPGGDLGVTGHIGWFVPTYFAERHPDVTDWKNLDRYADQLRTPESRGKGQLMDGSPSYVTNDKALVRNLDLDYEVVFAGSEAAQITQIKQFAKEGKPFLTYWYKPQWLFERVPMTEVKLPEYQQGCDADPEKVACGYPHTPLRKYLNTRFAESGGKAAAFLKKFHWTVEEQNEVSLMIAEEKLPPEQAAEKWVERNRAVWEPWTG, from the coding sequence ATGCCCGCCCGACACCCCGGAACCGGCCGCACCCGCACGGTGGCCGCCGCCCTCGCCGCGGGCACGGCCCTCGCCGTGCTCACCGGCTGTGGCGCGGCGGACATGACGCGCCAGTCCTCCCCGTACGCCGCCGCGCGCGGCGCGAAGACCGTCACGCTCTCGGTCCAGTCCTGGGTCGGCGCGCAGGCGAACACCGCCGTCGCCTCCTACCTGCTCGAACACGAGCTGGGCTACCGCGTGGACACGGTCCAGGTCGACGAGGTCCCCGCCTGGGACGCGCTCAGCCAGGGCCGCGTCGACGCGATCCTGGAGGACTGGGGCCACCCCGAGCAGGAGAAGCGCTACGTCACGGACAAGAAGACCGTCACCCCGGGCGGCGACCTCGGGGTGACGGGCCACATCGGCTGGTTCGTCCCCACCTACTTCGCCGAGCGGCACCCCGACGTCACGGACTGGAAGAACCTGGACAGGTACGCGGACCAGCTGCGCACGCCCGAGAGCCGCGGCAAGGGCCAGCTGATGGACGGCTCGCCGTCGTACGTCACGAACGACAAGGCCCTGGTGAGGAACCTCGACCTGGACTACGAGGTCGTCTTCGCCGGGTCCGAGGCCGCGCAGATCACCCAGATCAAGCAGTTCGCCAAGGAGGGCAAGCCCTTCCTGACCTACTGGTACAAGCCGCAGTGGCTGTTCGAGCGGGTGCCGATGACGGAGGTGAAGCTGCCCGAGTACCAGCAGGGCTGCGACGCCGACCCGGAGAAGGTGGCCTGCGGCTATCCGCACACCCCGCTGCGGAAGTACCTGAACACGCGCTTCGCCGAGTCCGGGGGGAAGGCGGCCGCCTTCCTGAAGAAGTTCCACTGGACCGTGGAGGAGCAGAACGAGGTGTCGCTGATGATCGCGGAGGAGAAGCTGCCGCCGGAGCAGGCCGCCGAGAAGTGGGTCGAGCGCAACCGGGCGGTGTGGGAGCCGTGGACCGGCTGA
- a CDS encoding S8 family peptidase yields the protein MSTHQHARTGSRGFRIVAVITGAATVAGVTMLLSPLAGAATPAEGTVYGLGAPGALSGSYIVILDKSADKKALAKKYGGEVSREYGSAVNGFAATGLSEQDAKRLAAEPTVGKVVQNKKFSINTTQENPPSWGLDRIDQADTAGDEKYTYPDAGGDGVTAYVIDTGVRITHKDFGGRAEHGFDAVDNDDSADDGNGHGTHVAGTIAGTSHGVAKKAKVVAVRVLDDNGSGTTEQVVAGIDWVTQHHSGPSVANMSLGGGADEALDEAVRRSIASGVTFAVAAGNESADAGQGSPSRVPEAVTVASSTVDDAQSSFSNFGSVVDLYAPGSDITSAWNDSDTGTKTISGTSMATPHVVGAAALYLAGHKDATPAQVAQALTSGATAGKITNPSGGTPNKLLNISAE from the coding sequence ATGTCAACTCACCAGCACGCACGCACCGGTTCCCGCGGATTCCGCATCGTGGCCGTGATCACGGGAGCCGCGACCGTAGCGGGCGTGACCATGCTGCTCTCCCCCCTCGCCGGTGCGGCCACTCCGGCCGAGGGCACGGTCTACGGCCTCGGCGCACCCGGCGCGCTGAGCGGCAGTTACATCGTCATCCTGGACAAGTCGGCGGACAAGAAGGCACTTGCCAAGAAGTACGGCGGCGAGGTGAGCCGCGAGTACGGCTCGGCCGTCAACGGCTTCGCGGCGACCGGCCTTTCGGAGCAGGACGCCAAGCGCCTCGCGGCGGAACCGACCGTGGGCAAGGTCGTCCAGAACAAGAAGTTCTCCATCAACACCACGCAGGAGAATCCGCCTTCCTGGGGTCTCGACCGCATCGACCAGGCCGACACGGCCGGCGACGAGAAGTACACCTACCCGGACGCGGGCGGTGACGGCGTGACGGCCTACGTCATCGACACCGGTGTGCGCATCACCCACAAGGACTTCGGCGGCCGCGCCGAGCACGGCTTCGACGCCGTGGACAACGACGACAGCGCGGACGACGGCAACGGCCACGGCACGCACGTCGCCGGGACCATCGCGGGCACCTCCCACGGGGTGGCCAAGAAGGCCAAGGTCGTCGCCGTCCGTGTCCTCGACGACAACGGGTCGGGCACCACCGAGCAGGTCGTGGCGGGCATCGACTGGGTCACGCAGCACCACAGCGGTCCCTCGGTGGCCAACATGAGCCTCGGCGGCGGCGCCGATGAGGCGCTCGACGAGGCGGTGCGCCGGTCGATAGCCTCCGGCGTCACCTTCGCCGTCGCGGCGGGCAACGAGTCGGCCGACGCCGGCCAGGGTTCGCCCTCGCGGGTCCCCGAGGCCGTCACCGTGGCGTCCAGCACCGTGGACGACGCCCAGTCCTCGTTCTCCAACTTCGGTTCGGTCGTCGACCTGTACGCCCCGGGCTCCGACATCACCTCGGCCTGGAACGACAGCGACACCGGCACGAAGACCATCTCCGGCACCTCGATGGCGACCCCGCACGTGGTCGGTGCCGCCGCCCTCTACCTGGCCGGACACAAGGACGCCACGCCCGCCCAGGTCGCGCAGGCCCTGACCTCCGGTGCCACCGCCGGAAAGATCACCAACCCCAGCGGCGGCACCCCCAACAAGCTGCTGAACATCTCCGCCGAGTAG
- a CDS encoding FUSC family protein: MDGTDGRDAAAEAEATEGGSRATRSRRRSPALTSGPVSARSRAAAAIVLLRDGTGPVPAAARRSVRVTLAACIGFYGFLHLLDRPTAATYALFAAVALAALARIPGTGRQRSAELVSALPVACALVTVGTLLAVRTWTAVAGMLLIGFCLAFGAAGGPRPAGTAPGLQLLYILPCFPPYAPGELGERLLGTLTGLVLLILAEAFVLPDPRVPSYRDRAAEAVRAAARCAAVLREPPYALPTAVSAHAAASAQALRPSSVPEAERPAGPGVRERALAHTGLAARTLLSRLRALPAPRPGTRPEAAELRLTRSVERAARETAALLAAGATGEGAGGGEAARTLLRVRAESADHVPCAPADRRRHAALLEVADAALVLGTAADIAVRGRGAVGDTDFGRFWYARTGTLRLWWIRLVGNAGPRSVHFQNAVRISLALGVARVVAGLDSLPHGFWAMLAVLSLTRTTAVQTRSTVRTALIGTCMGALAAGSVLALAGEASTLYAYLLPPLMLVAFTVGPVRGVGWAQAMFTLVVAVVFAQLAPATWQLAEVRFLDVLIGSVIGIVCGLFAWPRGAHDELGRAVARLLRAAAADVAATTKAVSSGAGPLPDRDDDPGVQHALALAETAYAQYQGEAQRAAGPTPDWQGALMSGHHVLWGARRVLTAAADGSPPDPRADARLRAYGAWVAEGFALAAARFDVPEGPRAEAGPVAGSVVGPVAGSVVAGGEGGRVSRGGGAGAGGPQASDSDLDAPPLFFTTTTWLDSLTVDLTRMAAAHAVEGPVPRAVPGSAPGHRARSRGSAPPGPDA, translated from the coding sequence ATGGACGGCACAGACGGCAGGGACGCGGCCGCGGAAGCGGAAGCGACGGAGGGCGGCAGCAGGGCCACACGGTCCCGCCGCCGGTCGCCCGCGCTCACCTCCGGGCCGGTCTCCGCCCGGTCCCGGGCGGCCGCCGCGATCGTCCTGCTGCGGGACGGCACGGGCCCCGTGCCCGCCGCGGCCCGCCGCTCCGTCCGGGTCACCCTGGCCGCGTGCATCGGCTTCTACGGATTCCTCCACCTGCTGGACCGGCCGACCGCGGCGACGTACGCGCTCTTCGCGGCCGTCGCACTGGCCGCGCTGGCCCGGATCCCCGGAACCGGCCGCCAGCGGTCCGCCGAACTCGTCAGCGCCCTGCCCGTGGCCTGCGCCCTGGTGACCGTCGGCACCCTGCTCGCCGTCCGCACCTGGACCGCTGTGGCCGGCATGCTCCTCATCGGCTTCTGCCTGGCCTTCGGAGCGGCCGGCGGCCCCCGCCCGGCCGGCACCGCCCCCGGGCTCCAACTGCTCTACATCCTGCCCTGCTTCCCCCCGTACGCCCCCGGCGAACTCGGCGAGCGGCTGCTGGGCACCCTCACGGGGCTCGTCCTGCTGATCCTCGCCGAGGCGTTCGTCCTGCCCGACCCGCGCGTCCCCTCGTACCGCGACCGGGCCGCCGAGGCCGTCCGGGCCGCCGCCCGGTGCGCCGCCGTGCTGCGCGAGCCGCCGTACGCCCTGCCCACGGCCGTCTCCGCCCACGCCGCCGCGTCCGCCCAGGCGCTGCGGCCGTCCTCGGTCCCCGAAGCGGAGCGACCGGCCGGCCCCGGGGTGCGCGAACGCGCGCTGGCCCACACCGGGCTGGCCGCACGGACCCTGCTGTCCCGGCTGCGGGCCCTGCCCGCCCCGCGTCCGGGCACCCGGCCGGAGGCCGCGGAGCTGCGGCTGACCCGGTCGGTGGAGCGGGCCGCGCGCGAGACGGCCGCGCTCCTCGCCGCGGGCGCCACGGGGGAGGGGGCGGGAGGGGGAGAGGCGGCCCGCACGCTGCTGCGGGTGCGCGCCGAGAGCGCCGATCACGTGCCCTGCGCCCCCGCCGACCGTCGCAGGCACGCCGCCCTGCTGGAGGTGGCGGACGCGGCGCTGGTCCTCGGCACCGCCGCGGACATCGCCGTCCGGGGGCGCGGCGCCGTCGGGGACACGGACTTCGGACGCTTCTGGTACGCCCGCACCGGCACGCTCCGGCTGTGGTGGATCCGGCTCGTGGGCAACGCCGGTCCGCGGTCCGTCCACTTCCAGAACGCGGTGCGGATCAGCCTGGCGCTCGGCGTGGCCCGCGTCGTGGCCGGGCTCGACTCGCTGCCGCATGGCTTCTGGGCCATGCTCGCGGTCCTCTCGCTGACCCGGACCACGGCCGTCCAGACCCGCTCCACGGTCCGCACCGCACTGATCGGCACCTGCATGGGCGCCCTGGCCGCCGGCAGCGTGCTCGCCCTGGCCGGCGAGGCCAGCACGCTGTACGCGTACCTGCTGCCGCCGCTGATGCTGGTCGCCTTCACCGTGGGACCGGTGCGCGGCGTGGGCTGGGCCCAGGCCATGTTCACCCTGGTCGTCGCCGTGGTGTTCGCGCAACTGGCACCGGCCACCTGGCAGTTGGCGGAGGTCCGGTTCCTCGACGTACTGATCGGGAGCGTCATCGGCATCGTCTGCGGGCTGTTCGCGTGGCCCCGCGGGGCCCACGACGAGCTGGGGCGCGCGGTGGCCCGGCTGCTGCGGGCGGCCGCCGCCGATGTCGCGGCCACCACGAAGGCCGTCAGCTCCGGGGCCGGGCCCCTCCCGGACCGGGACGACGACCCCGGGGTCCAGCACGCGCTGGCGCTCGCCGAGACGGCGTACGCCCAGTACCAGGGGGAGGCCCAGCGGGCGGCCGGGCCGACGCCGGACTGGCAGGGCGCGCTCATGTCCGGCCACCACGTGCTGTGGGGCGCGCGGCGGGTGCTCACGGCCGCGGCCGACGGTTCGCCGCCGGACCCGCGGGCGGACGCCCGGCTCAGGGCGTACGGGGCCTGGGTCGCGGAGGGGTTCGCGCTGGCCGCGGCGCGCTTCGACGTACCCGAGGGGCCCCGGGCGGAGGCAGGACCGGTGGCCGGGTCGGTGGTCGGACCGGTGGCCGGGTCGGTGGTCGCGGGCGGCGAGGGCGGGCGGGTCTCCCGG